The genomic interval TATTCCAACATCAATCGTGCTTACAGAGCCATACCCCTCCCCCACTTGCGTTTCCCATCCCCACATACACCCCCCTCAAACGACAAACAAAGCCCAAAAGGATCACCATTAACACCTGGCCTGACAACGCCCTTGCCACACTACCGGACTGCTTTGAGCAAACACAGTGGGAAGTCTTCCACCATGAAGACCTCGCaacattcacagacactgtACTGTCTTACATCAGACACTGCATGGATACGGTCACTGTGGAAAAATCAATCAGGGTATATCCCAACCAAGAACCATGGATGAATAACCAAGTCCGCATGCTCCTCCAAGCCCATGACGCAGCCTTCAGATCGGGCGACAGAGCACTATATAGTACCACTCgtgctaacctgaggagaggctTCAGAATCGCCAAAGCACAGCACAAGAGGACAATAGAGGAGCAGCTAAACAACCCTCGTCAGGTTTGGCAGAGCATCCAGTCCATCACCAATTACAAAGGCTGCGCTACAACATCCGGTGACTCACACGTGGCACTGGCGGAGGAACTGCCCGCTTTGAGACCTAGGCACAGCTCGTAACTACAACACCACCCACCCCCCCACTACAACCCACTTCTGTCTCTGGCTCCCCCCACTCATTCTTGCAGCTGAGGATGTGAGAAGTCCCAGCAGCGGCTTCATTTCCTGAGGGTGCTCAGGAAGGAGCAACGACACACGTGCCTGCTGGTGACCTTCTACCGCTCCACCATAGAGAGCCTACTGACCTATGCTGTGTCAGTGTGGCACTCCAGCTGCACAGAGGCTGACAGAAAGAGGCTGCAGAGGGTGACCGATACTGCAGGAAAAATCATTGGCTTCTCTCTGTCTTCCATAAACTCCATCTACAATTCTCGCTGTCTCAGTAGGGCCGGGAACATTCTGAAGGATAACACCCATCCTGGCTTCCACCTCCTTAACCTGTTGCCTTCTGACAGGCGCTACAGGTCCATACCGGCCAGAACTAACAGACTCAGGAACAGCTTCATTCCCAAAGCCATCACGCTGCTAAAAGGGTATCTGCACTAActcacatttacagtgtgtcCTCTGGTGTGTCTGTCCTACTCGTCTATAGGGTACCTATATGTTTCTATAGTTTTTATAGATAGTTCTaacttttctatttaaatattgcaCAGTGGGCACTTTTTTTAAGGAGCAGCTTCCAATTTCGGTGtactgtgtgtactgtgtgtactgtgtattctgtgtataatgacaataaaggctttctattctattctaatgCTTTCagcttgggcggcacggtggcgcagcaggtaggtgtcgcagtcacacagctccaggggcctggaggttgtgggttcgattcccgctccgggtgactgtctgtgaggagttggtgtgttctccccgtgtccgtgtgggtttcctccgggtgctccggtttcctcccacagtccaaaaacacacgttggtaggtggattggcgactcgaaagtgtccgtgtgtgtgagtgaatgtgtctgtgttgccctgtgaaggactggcgtcccctccagggtgtgttccctgtaggctctggaccccccgcgaccctaaattggataagcggttacagataatggatggatggatggatgctttCAGCTTCATTCTACCGCCCCCTGCTGTCCCTTTTGTGCATTCAGCTGCCCTCTGTTGCCTTCAACAAGCCTCTACTGCCCTCTGCTGCTCTTTATTGCCTTCTACTACAATCTACTGCCATCCATTGCACTCTATATCCACCTCAGCTGAATTACTACTTCTATTGTTCTATAATACCCTCTTTTGTCCTCTACTGcccaccccttacctgaaggccACTTAACTTTTCTAGTGGACTCTCCACGCTGGGCATGGTCACCATGGGAACACTCAGAGTGGGGGGCACACTGAGCGGAGGGGGCTGGGTTCGAGGGGGTGGAGCCAGGAGGGGCAGAGGGGGCTGAGTCTGCTGGAAATTATTAATAACACATGTCAcctacaggagagagagagagagagagagagagagtgagagagatgccatgtttaaaataggcaCAGCATGTCTgctacatccaggccactaggtgtcagtataacggcTGTGTAAAGTCATGAAGGAGGTTTAGTGGAGATAATGAGAGATTCCTCTTTTAAGGTTTTTCTCACCAGAAAGGCAGCGATGGCGCCCCCTGTGGCGTAACCGGCGAGCACGTCCGACCAGTGGTTCCGATACTCAGCCACTCTGACCACGCCCACCAGAACAGCCAATGAGAGCAGAGTGAGGCACAGAGTGGGCTTGGCCAGACGAGTGCCTTTGGTTCCCCAGGAGAACGTCATGTACATCTGCGCAAACAAGGGAAACTTACATTACATATAGTGGAAccttgctgtgagggtttgatggcacaTAGCCACATACATCTAGAGCAGATGCATATGAGCCTAAGGTTATTGTATCCAGTGTCAGGAGTCAGCTCGAGGTGTATGAAGTCCTGTGACATTGTGGAGTTAACTTCTGTGACGGGGAGGACAGGTGTTTGTGATGAAGAACCAATTACCGAATGCAATCAAACAGTgtcattatgtttttttagCACCGTTTAGATCTGAATATACTGTGTAACATAGTAGCTGGTGGTGTAGATGGTGTTGATGGTGGTGTAGCTTGTGGTGTAGCTGGTGTAGATGGTGGTGCAGATGGTGTAGATGGTGGTGTAGCTGGTGGTGCAGATGGTGTAGCTGGTGGTATAGCTAGTGTAGATGGTGGTGCAGATGGTGTAGATGGTGATGTAGCTGGTGTAAATGGTGTAGCTGATGGTGTAGATGGTGGTGTATCTGGTGGTGCAGAAGGTGTAGATGGTGGTGAAGCTGGTGATGCAGATGGTGTAGATGGAGGTGTTGATGGTGTATCTGGCGGTGCAGATGGTGGTGTAGCTGGTGGTGCAGATGGTGAAGCTGGTGGTGCAGATGGTGTAGCTGGCGGTGCAGATGGTGTAGGGGGTGTAGATACCACGGTGTACACAGCGCAGTAGGTGCTGAGAGCGGCGTCTTTGGAGGGGAAGGATTTCCGAGCCGAGCTGATGACGAAGGGATTCCCGGTGCAGGCTTTTTTCTCTGAGACATACTGCAGCGGAGAACTGCAGCCCAGTGCCGTGTAGTTGGGACGGCACGCAGACAGGAAGTGGGGCGCCTGGTTACCCGTCACCACCTGCCCCGCGTTCGCAAAGATGGTGGTGGCAAAGAGACCGAAGGAGTACACACCTGCGACAGGAACGACAAGGAGAGAGGGATTCTGAACACGGACTGTTCGGGCAAATTTACTTTCGGAGCACCTTTTTacacaaacaataataacaacaacataatACAGTCATAAAGCACTTTAAACAAAGGCAATAAGGCAAAAAGAGGAATAAACCACAGCAAACAACAATTAATTAGGAACAGGGATTAAAAACTATTTCTCTCTTCATCACTTCTCGGgaaacagttttaaaacaaatccTGTTGTAAACGACCCTTTTCCAAACCGAAGTGAAGAGCTGTCGTACCCAGGAAGCGTACGATTCTGCGCAGTAGAGGGTTGAAGTAGCAGCAGTCCACAGTGACGATGGTTCTCTCCTGCAGCATCTCGGGCTTCGAGAAGAACAACGCCAGCTCCCCGATCAGGATCTACACCCCACAGGAAGGACAACAAAAACACGGTCAGTGCACCACGAGCAGCGGGACTCCTCGGACTGACAGGGTCACTGCGTAAAACATGCACTTCCTTCACTGTCTGATGTGctgtgtttcctatcactgtgtaaaagatgcagGAGGATGATTTTTATAGGCTCTGTCCCAGTTTAAATTGTCGGGTATTTATTGGGTCTCTGTACCTTTGGGCTATATCCATTTTGAAATGTGTCCTAAAGGTTAGAGCTGAGGGCTGAGGGCTGAAAGGTGGTCGGTTTGATTCCCGCGAGCAGCAGGAAAATAGagggcagtgggagtgaaggaacagcactgtcctcctcctcagtcCATGGCTGAGGGgcacttgagcaaggcaccgaactCACAACTGTTCCCTGGCGCCGAGGATGACTgcccctccaccccccaccccctagtgcactagtgtgtgtgtgtgtgtgtgtgttcactgccacagatgagtTTAATGCAGAGACACAGTTCATTGTAAATTGTACAGTAACAAATAATTACagaaaatcacaaggaaataaacCAGGAAAATGCTCTTGTTTCTGGGCTGTGGTCAGAGCGACTCCCTTCGTGTTCAGGTTCACCTTCCCTCCCtgcaccccaccccaccccagcTGCTGATCCACACAGTGGAGTTGGTGCAGGATTTACCCCGATGCCCCTCTTTCCACAACCCTCCATTTCTCCGGGGATGGGACCCGAACACCCCCTGTTCATCTGACGCAGAGAGATCATCtgcaccccccccctcccaccccacacacaccacagcttcTGTATGGCCTCAGGCTTTAAACGAAACGCACTAAAGAAAGTACAGAGCCGTATCTGTTCACTCTCAGAACGAAGAGCTGTCCTCCGAGGGTCGACTCGACTGATTTCACACAGAATCCGGGTTCAGTTCTTTTCTGACCCAAATCCACATCAGATCAGCCTTCAATCACAGGCAGAACCTCTGTGATCAGGGCTCGGAGAGACAGCGTGTAACACTTTAATTAGTAACACCTTCCACACGTGAGGAATACAGCGGAGAAACGgagctggagagagacagagacacggGGAAGAGACCggaattaaatataaaactcTGACACATTTCTCCCTCTGCCCCACACTCTCTGcttttaaatcattaaaacactctcacacactcacacacacaaacacacacacagtcatgtgTGTCCATTAGGAGTTTTCTCatgtgcagcaaaaaaaaatatatatcccaTGAATTAATAGTGTGCTGCTGTTTGCTGTTCTCCGCTTCACTGCATTAACCCAGAAAACACTCGCAGCACTTCACCTTTAACTCACTCCTAAACTGACGCACGGAACAGCACCCCCCTGTGGAACAGTGCCCAAACCTGCGTGAGATCGTAAGGCCTCTTGTGCACTGCAGGCCCGGTTCCGTACCGTTCAGGGCTGGTGTGGACCCGTCCGCTCGGTTACTGTTCCTTTCTCCAGCCGCTAAATCAGAGGCAGGAGGTGCACAGCGTCAGCTTTAGTGGAAACCAAGGATATGCCACAGAACACAtcaccagcagggggcgctgtacaGCAACAGTAAAACAGAAGAGAGAAGATAGCGGAGCGTGTAGACGCCCTGTGAGCGTTTGTGCTGCTGTTACAGACATTTGTTTGTCTCCAAAATCAAACAGTGATCATCTTTTGGGGATGAGACACAGGAGACTACACTATGTACTCCTCGTGGGTGTCGGTAGCGCTCCTTGCTCCTGTAACAGGCCACGCCCACAGACGCCCTGCTACTCTCTGGTTCCCACTGAGAATGAACTTTTCGGTTCCAGAACCTGCTTCTGTTGGTGGAAGTGTGTTCACAGTTAGATTCACGACCAGAGCTCAGCCCGGTCCACACTGTGGATCATAGACTAATCATGTGTGTCatattattacacacacacacacgtctcacTCTTTCTAAGCGCTTCAGAGCCCTGAGGATCTGTTTAACCTCTATACACTcactcttctttctctcctgtgtgtgtgtgtgtgtgtgtgtgtgtatgagtcttGAACAAAAGGTGGGAGCTTAATCTGGACTTACTGAGCCTTAAGCAGTTTATACactgagagggagggagagagagagagggagagagagggagaaagagagagagaaagagtgagagacagacagagagagagagagaaagagtgagagacagagagagagacagacacagagagagagagaaagagtgagagacagagagagagacagacagagagagagagagaaagagtgagagacagacagagagagagagagaaagagtgagagacagagagagagagaaagagtgagagagagagaggggtatcTGAAAATCTCACTCCAGTTTCACATTCTTGTCCTTGTTTTAGTTTTTCGTCTCTGCAGAGACatgcccaaacacacacacacacacactgcagatacgcacacacacacacacacacactgcagatacacacacattaagggATGAGGCCCATGTGCCCTCCACTCTGTTACCATGGCGTCCACATGGACTCAAATCCCCCACATAAAGCAGACATTCTGCtcagttctgtgttttttttaaagggacagtgcagagaggcagagagagagcctCAGTGATGCCACAGCCACCCGTCAGTGACAGGACTCCAGACCCCCACCACCCTCTCCCCTCTACTGCCTTAACACATCTGGACCGTtaacattctcctccaagcgttgAGTGGGTGTGTCTGGTGGAGTCTACTGAAAAATTAAAGTGGAAGAACAGAAATGTTACAGTGGAACTACCCAGACACTAATAAAGGAAGTACAGAATTATTATGGAAACAAGCAGGGATATTAAGGTGAAACTTTAGAGACAACAAAGTGGAACTGTAGAGATATTAAGGCGGAACAGGAGAGATATTAAGGTAGAACTGTAGATATATTAAGGTGAAACTgtagagatattaatgtggaactatagagatattaaggtggaactgtagagattttaatgtggaactatagagatattaaggtggaactgtagagattttaatgtggaactgtaGAGATATTAAGGCGGAACTGTAgcgatattaaggtggaacaggagagaTATTAAGATAGAACtgtagagatattaaggtggaactgtagatATATTAAGGTGAAACTGTAgagattttaatgtggaacaggacagacattaaggtggaactgtagagatattaaggtggaactgtagatATATTAAGGTGAAACTAgagattttaatgtggaactgtaGAGACATTAAGATGGAACTATAGAgttattaaggtggaacaggggCTATATTAAGATAGAACTGTAgatatattaatgtggaactgtaGAGATATTAAGGCggaactatagagatattaaggtaGAACTGTAGATATATCAAGGCAGAACTGTAGAGATGTTAAGGTGAAACTGTAGAGATATTAAGGTAGAACTGTAGATATATTAAGGCAGAACTGTagagatgttaaggtggaactgtagcgatattaaggtggaacaggacagacattaaggtggaactatagagatattaaggCGGAACAGGAGCGATATTAAGATAGAACTGTAgatatattaatgtggaactgtagaaatattaaggtggaactgtagagattttaaggtggaactatagagatattaaggtaGAACTGTAGATATATTAAGGCGGAACTGTagagatgttaaggtggaactgtagagatattaaggtggaactatagagatattaaggtggaactgtagagATATTAAGGTAGAACTATAGATATATTAAGGCGGAACtgtagagatattaaggtggaactgtagatATATTAAGGTGAAACTGTAGAGATATTAAGGCAGAACTGTAGAGATATTAAAGTAGAACTGTAGATATATGAAGGCGGAACtgtagagatattaaggtggaactgtagatATTCAGGTGAAACtgtagagatattaaggtggaactgtagagATATTAAGGTAGAACTATAGATATATTAAGGCGGAACAGGAGAGgcattaatgtggaactgtagatctattaaggtggaactgtagatATATTAAGGTGAAACTGTAGATATATTAATGTGGAATTGTAgatatattaaggtggaactgtagatCTATTAAGGCGGAACAGGAGAGATATTAAGGTAGAACTGTAgatatattaatgtggaactgtagagatattaatgtggaacaggagagacattaaggtggaactgtagagatattaatgtggaacaggaCAGATACTGAAAAGAAGCTAGAGGTGATTTTCTTCTGAACTATAGCTTTAAGAGTGACAGCAAAAAcacaacacccacacacaggcTGAGAGTATGTATGAGAGGGTGGTGGTCTTTAAGGTGGTAGTTAAAGTCTTACCGTGAGGGTGGGGATGGCAGTGACGAGGGAGTAGACAAGAACAGGTGGCGCTCTGCTGAAGTCCTCAGGACCAGGGTAGGGTTTGGAGAAGGTTTTATCGAAGCAGAAAAAGCCCTGGATATGAACCGGGAAGGTGTCGGTGTATTCAAAATAATACGCCAACAACACCGTCCCAGCCATTATCACCAACTGGAaataaaacatcacacacacacagagagagagagacctcagaAGGAGAGAAGAAtgggagcgagagagaaatcCGACTGAACATAAAAGAATCCACACAGCGAA from Hoplias malabaricus isolate fHopMal1 chromosome 3, fHopMal1.hap1, whole genome shotgun sequence carries:
- the plppr2b gene encoding phospholipid phosphatase-related protein type 5 isoform X2, which produces MDTGMDRIMVGGGRGVLKKSRYIVPCFLFVELVIMAGTVLLAYYFEYTDTFPVHIQGFFCFDKTFSKPYPGPEDFSRAPPVLVYSLVTAIPTLTILIGELALFFSKPEMLQERTIVTVDCCYFNPLLRRIVRFLGVYSFGLFATTIFANAGQVVTGNQAPHFLSACRPNYTALGCSSPLQYVSEKKACTGNPFVISSARKSFPSKDAALSTYCAVYTVMYMTFSWGTKGTRLAKPTLCLTLLSLAVLVGVVRVAEYRNHWSDVLAGYATGGAIAAFLVTCVINNFQQTQPPLPLLAPPPRTQPPPLSVPPTLSVPMVTMPSVESPLEKLSGLQVPLSLYSGVT
- the plppr2b gene encoding phospholipid phosphatase-related protein type 5 isoform X1, whose protein sequence is MDTGMDRIMVGGGRGVLKKSRYIVPCFLFVELVIMAGTVLLAYYFEYTDTFPVHIQGFFCFDKTFSKPYPGPEDFSRAPPVLVYSLVTAIPTLTILIGELALFFSKPEMLQERTIVTVDCCYFNPLLRRIVRFLGVYSFGLFATTIFANAGQVVTGNQAPHFLSACRPNYTALGCSSPLQYVSEKKACTGNPFVISSARKSFPSKDAALSTYCAVYTVMYMTFSWGTKGTRLAKPTLCLTLLSLAVLVGVVRVAEYRNHWSDVLAGYATGGAIAAFLVTCVINNFQQTQPPLPLLAPPPRTQPPPLSVPPTLSVPMVTMPSVESPLEKFHSLSTQVSHDHQLFLSPAPPDVLIHSHHSMSSAV